The following nucleotide sequence is from Gordonia humi.
ACAAGCGCGGCGGTGACCTCGTCGGGTTGGCCGGGGCGCTCGGTCTCCGACAGCGCGCTTTGTGACTTCGCGGTCCGCTGCGCGGCAGTCAGCTCGGCCATCCCCTGCTCTTCGATGACGTGGCCGAGGACGAAGCTGAACACCGCGAAGCCGCTTCGCGCCGCATCCTCCAAGTCGAGCCCGCGAACGCGAACGGCCTGGACCCAGGCGAGGCTGACCGCCACGGTGTTCTGCTCGGTGACATAGGACCCGGCGACGACACGTGCGCCATCCCGACGCGAGGACAGAGCTCCCCGAAGTCGGCGGGCGAACTCGGCCAGCTTCTCGTCCCACGTACCCCCAGGCGACGGCGCGCCCACGCCTGCGATGAGCTCGTCGGCCATCGCCTCCAGCAACGCCTGCTTGCTTGGGAAGTGCCAATAGAGGCTCCCGGCCTGCAGACCGAGATGCGCGGCGAGCTTGCGTGTCGTCAGCGCCTCCAGGCCATCGGCGTCCAACAGCTCCAAGCCACCTGCCACCACATCGCCGCGCCGAACCTGAACCATGACGACTCCTCATCGCGAGAGACTCTAACAATGTTTGACTCTAACACGGCATGACTCTAACATCGCTCAAGTCAAGCGTTGTTAGAGTCTTGTCTGCGGGGCCGCCGCTGGCATGGCAGGAGAAGGAGTGCGAGCGATGGCGGAACTGCATGCCGGGAGCCCGGCGAACGTGATCACTGAGCCGAAGCCGGCCCGACGGCGCTGGTGGGTGCTCGGCTTGATCGCTCTGGTGCAGTTGATGCTGGCGCTGGACGCGTCGGTGGTGAACGTGGCGTTGCCGAAGGTCCAGGAGACGCTGAGCATCTCGGACGCGTCGCGCCAGTGGGCTGTGACCGCGTATGCGCTCACCTTCGGAGGGCTGCTCCTGCTCGGTGGCCGGATCGCCGACTTCGCCGGTCGCAAGCGCGTCCTGCTGGTCGGTCTGGTCGGATTCGTCGCAGCCTCCGCGCTGGGCGGGCTGGCCACGACCGCGTCGGTGCTCTTCGCCGCGCGTGGCCTTCAGGGGGCGTTCGCCGCGCTGATGGCTCCTGCGGGCCTGGCGATCCTCTCGGTCACCTTCACTCGGGCGAGGGAACGCGGCACCGCCTTCGGCGTCTACGGCGCGGTCTCCGGTGCTGGCGTGGCGATCGGCCTCACTGTCGGCGGGCTGCTGACCCAGTACACCTCGTGGCGTTGGTGCCTGCTGATCAACGTGCCGGTCGGTGTCATCGCCGCGATGATCTGTTTCGTCGTACTCACTGAGAGCAAAGCCGCCGGCAGGGCCCGCTACGACGTACCGGGAGCGGTCACGGCGACGTTCGGCCTGATGAGCCTGATCTTCGGCATCACCAAGGGCCAGGAGAAGGGATGGACGGACAGTTCGACGTTGGGTGCGCTCGCCACCGCCGCCGTACTGCTCGTCGCCTTCGTCGCGATCGAGGCACGCAGCACCCGCCCGCTGCTACCACTGCGGATCCTGCTCCACCGTTCTCGCAGCGGTGCCTACCTCGCCAGCTTGCTTTCCGGCGCAGCGCTGTTCAGCATCTTCCTGTTCCTCTCCTACTACATGCAGGGAGTCAGCGGATACAGCCCGGTGCGCACGGGTCTCGCATTCCTGCCCTCTGCTCTCGGCGTCGGCATCGGCTCGGGGATCGCTGGGCGCCTGATGGGCCGTCTCACGCCTCGTGCGGTGGCCGTCGCCGGTCTGGTCACCACTGCTGCCGGGATGTTCCTCCTGACTGGGTTGGACCTCTCCAGCGGATACGTCGTCCATCTCCTACCTGGTGAAGTGGTCACTGCCGTCGGTTGTGGCCTCGTCTTCGTCACCGCTCCGAGCGCGGCGATGACCGACATCGCCGAGACGGACTCGGGGGCGGCAAGCGCGCTGGTCAACACTGCCCAGCAGATCGGCGGCTCACTCGGTATCGCTGTTCTCGGGGCTATCGCTGCGAGCATCACCACCGGCCACCTCGCGACGCATCCTGGCGACATCTCCGCCGCCACCGTACAGGGATTCCGAGCCGCCTTCCTGGCCGGTGGGATCGCCCTCGCCGTGGGCGCCGTCATCGTCGCGGTGCTCATCGGCCGCAGCGAGCCGGCGCACCTCAACTCGATCGAGACGCACCGCTCGTGATGGCATCGGAGATCGGTTCTGGCGTGCGTTCGCGGAGGCAATGCGGGTGCTGATCGCCTCTTTCTATCCGAAGCTGCTTTGCCGTGTTTCCAGTAGCCGGCAAAGGTGATGAACGACTTGGGGATGTCTGGGTCGGTGAGCAATGATCAGAACCTGTGGATGGCTCTCGGCGAGGTGACGTGAAGCGGGCGCACCTCCCGAGCAAGATCGAAGCCCATGCTCAAGTTCGAATCGGGGTCGGCGTTGGCGCGCCGGCTCGGGAAGGTACGTCCAATGCTCAAGGTAGTCCACGACGCCTCGGCGTCCAACGAGAACACGGCGGCCGCGGCGGCGTCGGCGAGTGGTTCGCTGCTCGATGAAATCGTCCGTGACGGTGCGCGGCAGATGCTCGCGGCGGCGTTGCGGGCCGAGGTCGCGGCCTATGTCGAGGCGTTCGCCGACGAGTTCGACGAGGCGGGCCGGCGGCTGGTGGTCCGCAACGGGTTCCACGAGCCGCGGGAGGTGACCACCGCGGCCGGAGCGATTCCAGTTCGCGCGCCGCGGGTCAACGACAAGCGGGTTGACCCGGCGACCGGGCAGCGGCGCCGGTTCGCCTCGGCGATCTTGCCAGCGTGGGCGCGGAAGTCGCCGCGGGTCGCGGAGGTGCTGCCGCTGCTGTATCTGCACGGCCTATCTTCCTCGGACTTCGGGCCCGCGCTGGCCCAGTTCCTCGGCACCAGCCACGGGTTGTCGGCCTCGGTGATCACGCGGCTCACCAAGGACTGGCAGGACGAAGCACGCGCGTTCAACGCCCGGTCCCTGGCCGGGACCGACTTCGTCTACTGGCTGGGTCGACGGGATCCATCTCAAGGTCCGACTCGAGCCGCCGAGGAGACTGTTGCGATCACAGTAGGCTGATAGCCATGTCGCTGCCCGCATCACGCTCTCGGCCCGCCGCTTCTGCACGGGGGCAGCGGGCCGAGAAGGCGATCGTCGACGCAGTCCTCGATCTGCTCGACCAGGACGATGCCAG
It contains:
- a CDS encoding MFS transporter, which produces MAELHAGSPANVITEPKPARRRWWVLGLIALVQLMLALDASVVNVALPKVQETLSISDASRQWAVTAYALTFGGLLLLGGRIADFAGRKRVLLVGLVGFVAASALGGLATTASVLFAARGLQGAFAALMAPAGLAILSVTFTRARERGTAFGVYGAVSGAGVAIGLTVGGLLTQYTSWRWCLLINVPVGVIAAMICFVVLTESKAAGRARYDVPGAVTATFGLMSLIFGITKGQEKGWTDSSTLGALATAAVLLVAFVAIEARSTRPLLPLRILLHRSRSGAYLASLLSGAALFSIFLFLSYYMQGVSGYSPVRTGLAFLPSALGVGIGSGIAGRLMGRLTPRAVAVAGLVTTAAGMFLLTGLDLSSGYVVHLLPGEVVTAVGCGLVFVTAPSAAMTDIAETDSGAASALVNTAQQIGGSLGIAVLGAIAASITTGHLATHPGDISAATVQGFRAAFLAGGIALAVGAVIVAVLIGRSEPAHLNSIETHRS
- a CDS encoding TetR/AcrR family transcriptional regulator C-terminal domain-containing protein; its protein translation is MVQVRRGDVVAGGLELLDADGLEALTTRKLAAHLGLQAGSLYWHFPSKQALLEAMADELIAGVGAPSPGGTWDEKLAEFARRLRGALSSRRDGARVVAGSYVTEQNTVAVSLAWVQAVRVRGLDLEDAARSGFAVFSFVLGHVIEEQGMAELTAAQRTAKSQSALSETERPGQPDEVTAALVDAALADANDRFEFGLGLFLDGLRRRQASTTARSADDRRAP